In a genomic window of Siniperca chuatsi isolate FFG_IHB_CAS linkage group LG1, ASM2008510v1, whole genome shotgun sequence:
- the grtp1a gene encoding growth hormone-regulated TBC protein 1-A: protein MEKKNKATNRTRSADGRAKDRVDSVDPYGFERSDDFDYESYEELMSEYLVVLTRRSIKWSKLLKGKSKVQKNLKLKRYVRKGIPNEHRALIWMAASGAQDQLEKNPGYYKSLLGAQHDPNLMETICTDLNRTFPDNVQFHKTSSPCLQKALYNVLLAYGHHNPTVGYCQGMNFIAGYLLIITKDEEKSFWLMDALLGRILPDYYSPAMLGLKTDQEVLGELVKLKIPRVWQTMVEHNVMWTLVVSRWFICLYIDVLPVETVLRIWDCLFYEGSKILFRVALTLIHHNQALIQQAQSLPDVCQSFKQITHGPFVDECHTFMQKIFAEPGSLSRVTLTKLRAACRSRIIAEES, encoded by the exons ATGGAGAAGAAGAACAAGGCGACCAATCGAACCCGCTCCGCCGACGGTAGAGCCAAAGACAGAGTGGACAG TGTGGATCCATATGGCTTTGAGCGCTCAGATGACTTTGATTATGAGTCATACGAGGAGCTCATGTCCGAGTATCTAGTTGTGCTCACCCGACGATCCATCAAGTGGTCCAAACTACTGAAGGGCAAAAGCAAGGTGCAGAAGAATTTAAAAC TAAAGCGTTATGTGCGTAAGGGGATTCCCAATGAGCACCGGGCTCTGATCTGGATGGCGGCCAGTGGAGCTCAAGACCAGCTAGAGAAGAACCCAGGATACTACAAGTCCCTGCTCGGAGCCCAGCACGACCCCAATTTGATGGAGACCATCTGCACAG ACTTGAACAGAACATTTCCAGACAACGTCCAGTTCCACAAGACTTCCAGCCCATGTTTGCAGAAAGCTCTGTACAATGTGCTGCTGGCTTATGGTCACCACAACCCAACTGTGGGCTACTGTCAG GGGATGAACTTCATAGCTGGGTATCTACTTATCATCacaaaagatgaagagaaatCCTTCTGGCTGATGGATGCACTACTCGGTAGAATTttaccag ACTACTACAGCCCAGCCATGCTGGGACTGAAGACGGACCAGGAGGTGTTAGGGGAACTGGTGAAACTTAAAATCCCCAGAGTCTGGCAGACCATGGTGGAACATAATGTCATGTGGACCCTGGTGGTCTCCCGATGGTTCATCTGTCTCTACATAGACGTCTTGCCAGTAGAG aCAGTTCTGCGGATTTGGGATTGCCTGTTCTACGAGGGCTCTAAAATCCTGTTCCGTGTAGCTCTGACACTGATCCACCACAACCAGGCTCTGATTCAACAGGCCCAGTCACTGCCAGACGTCTGCCAAAGCTTCAAGCAGATCACCCATGGACCATTTGTTGATGAATGCCACACTTTCATGCAG AAAATCTTTGCTGAACCAGGAAGTCTCTCCAGGGTAACCCTGACTAAGCTGCGGGCGGCATGTCGATCTCGCATCATTGCAGAAGAATCCTGA
- the adprhl1 gene encoding protein ADP-ribosylarginine hydrolase-like protein 1, which translates to MEKFKAAMVLGAVGDALGYRKGRWEGCTSGKKIQEELASLGGLGAQKLDPENWPLSDATLMHITTAEALVTDYWCLEDLYRELVRLYVEAMVSLQGRAPDPATVEGCVHLKPHNFLLAWHTPFNEKGSGFGAAAKAMCVGMRYWQPERLDNLVEVSTEIGRMTHNHPTGFLGSLTTALFASYAIQGKPLVTWGRELMKVIPRAEEYCRKTIRHMAEYQENWFYFEAKWQFYLEEREIEKEGQNKPSFSDRYDAEETDKIYKRWSSEGRAGRRGHDAPMIAYDALLAAGSDWAELCKRAMFHGGESEATGLIAGCLYGLMHGLSQVPPGLYQDLDKRQRLEELGEALYKAASAEKCIDKPDSRKTNISPDASMLRKLVRDRNCRPVLRGILESLLHYLTQDLPKWTTRNRNPEKPVSDIVVERNTRNIDWPDQRFEASMKQTQLETSCTIVQLPEEHKKTQGKTAETSSKIPEKCWSDLQKDRLLSRYEGDQRAGDLISRRLTTFHLLQSKFIRSTPKPPITHQREVGTLSSGRGVAGNVNHSQGSEQDMHKKDWTRREQGLKRGSRVKDIVAKFAMAAQKEKGDNMLKKQPIKPRLIGRGILLSSLMERFETMATICKGSDLKCSHERPSGGVKVRSNVEQRVACHERQRDQTVHKQNQHKQMKSKSVGKRLKGNQTTNGQEQRPEQAVDVLTKVNLNLKEKNYLKEEQMKHMRDQHSDQEAEGHCSLKRIKDQVNDNDVQSWRLGEHCEIQATVEETSITNKLKYGHVELLCLTSVTERSLPEPYRLFLQVESQVNWHVATIITCPPVWSTCVDSSPKQYAVEPPESSHLEKIPNLKTEVPHRALQHSYSKSSTGEPSTTVTEGKHHLKPKTEGLSTYTGRNPMDNRAAEDLNPTKAVIIQRALPKYIIPCVYRFDYRQDVDDRTDSSPQSAPHPETVNPLVAMPPPHSDTSMTAFNTGLVTKGIFQDIDLCPPNNMKVQTCHIITKKKPTEGEPQEKDGEAGEGKEEVTPVDIKDTNMPQSTKLSEDTAKIQPDRESPQQRPKYTTINYGDPSVKQTYKPKIIRFTDTFTF; encoded by the exons ATGGAGAAATTCAAGGCAGCCATGGTTCTGGGTGCTGTTGGCGATGCCTTGGGCTACAGAAAGGGCCGTTGGGAAGGCTGCACCTCAGGCAAGAAGATCCAAGAGGAACTGGCCTCTCTGGGAGGACTAGGGGCCCAGAAACTGGACCCTGAAAACTGGCCCCTGAGTGATGCAACGCTGATGCACATAACCACAGCAGAAGCACTTGTAACAG ATTACTGGTGTCTGGAGGACCTGTACCGGGAGCTGGTACGTCTCTATGTTGAAGCCATGGTGTCTCTCCAGGGCAGAGCCCCTGATCCTGCCACAGTGGAGGGCTGTGTTCACCTCAAACCTCACAACTTCCTGCTCGCCTGGCATACACCCTTCAATGAAAAAG GGTCTGGGTTCGGGGCAGCTGCCAAGGCCATGTGTGTGGGTATGAGATACTGGCAACCTGAGAGACTAGACAACCTGGTGGAGGTCAGCACTGAGATTGGCAGAATGACCCACAACCACCCCACAG GCTTCCTAGGCTCCCTGACAACAGCACTGTTTGCATCCTATGCAATCCAGGGGAAACCTCTTGTGACTTGGGGCCGCGAGCTCATGAAGGTCATCCCTCGGGCTGAGGAGTACTGCAGGAAGACCATACGACACATGGCAG AGTATCAGGAAAACTGGTTCTACTTTGAGGCCAAGTGGCAGTTTTacctggaagagagagagatagagaaggaAGGACAGAACAAACCTTCATTCTCTGATCGCTATGACGCGGAGGAGACAGACAAG ATTTATAAGCGCTGGAGCTCAGAGGGCCGTGCAGGACGCAGAGGTCATGATGCCCCCATGATAGCCTACGATGCCCTTTTAGCGGCAGGGAGTGACTGGGCTGAACTGTGTAAACGAGCCATGTTTCATGGAG GTGAGAGTGAAGCCACAGGCCTGATCGCAGGTTGTCTCTATGGCCTCATGCACGGCCTGAGCCAGGTTCCCCCAGGCCTGTACCAGGATTTGGACAAAAGACAACGCCTGGAGGAGCTGGGAGAAGCGCTTTACAAAGCAGCATCTGCAGAGAAGTGCATAGACAA ACCAGATTCTCGGAAAACCAATATCAGCCCTGATGCCAGTATGTTGAGGAAGTTGGTTAGAGACCGCAACTGCCGTCCTGTCCTCCGAGGGATTCTGGAGAGTCTCCTGCATTACCTAACACAGGATCTGCCCAAGTGGACCACCAGAAACAGAAACCCGGAGAAGCCAGTGTCGGATATTGTAGttgaaagaaacacaaggaaCATAGATTGGCCTGATCAGAGATTTGAGGCTTCAATGAAGCAGACTCAACTTGAGACAAGTTGTACTATTGTTCAGCTCCCTGAAGAGCATAAAAAGACCCAGGGAAAGACTGCTGAGACCAGTTCCAAGATCCCTGAAAAATGCTGGTCAGATCTACAAAAAGACAGATTGCTGAGCAGGTATGAAGGAGATCAAAGAGCAGGAGACTTAATATCCCGCCGCCTAACCACATTCCATCTCCTCCAATCAAAATTCATAAGGTCCACGCCCAAACCTCCCATCACCCACCAAAGGGAGGTAGGAACTCTGTCCTCCGGCAGAGGAGTGGCAGGTAATGTGAACCACAGCCAAGGCAGTGAGCAAGACATGCACAAGAAGGACTGGACTAGAAGAGAACAAGGACTGAAGAGGGGGAGCCGTGTGAAAGATATTGTGGCCAAGTTTGCCATGGCAGCGCAAAAGGAAAAGGGAGATAACATGCTGAAGAAACAGCCAATCAAGCCAAGACTCATTGGAAGAGGGATCCTCCTATCTTCCTTGATGGAGAGATTTGAGACCATGGCCACGATATGTAAGGGAAGTGACTTGAAATGTTCACATGAAAGGCCTTCTGGAGGAGTCAAAGTGAGGAGTAATGTAGAACAGAGGGTAGCTTGTCATGAAAGGCAGAGAGATCAAACTGttcacaaacaaaaccaacacaagCAAATGAAAAGTAAATCTGTTGGAAAGCGGCTGAAAGGAAATCAAACCACAAATGGGCAAGAACAAAGACCCGAGCAGGCAGTAGATGTTTTAACAAAAGTAAACTTAaacctgaaagaaaaaaattatttgaaagaAGAGCAAATGAAGCACATGAGGGACCAGCATTCAGATCAAGAGGCAGAAGGTCATTGTTCATTAAAGCGTATAAAAGATCAAGTTAATGATAATGATGTTCAGAGTTGGAGGTTGGGGGAACATTGTGAAATTCAGGCTACAGTAGAAGAAACTAGTATCACCAACAAGTTAAAATATGGACATGTAGAGCTGCTCTGTTTAACATCTGTTACCGAGAGGTCACTCCCAGAACCGTACAGGCTTTTTCTACAGGTAGAATCCCAAGTGAACTGGCATGTGGCAACCATCATAACCTGCCCTCCTGTGTGGTCCACATGTGTAGATTCCTCTCCTAAACAATATGCTGTGGAACCACCAGAAAGCTCACACTTGGAAAAGATACCTAACTTGAAGACAGAAGTTCCTCATAGGGCCCTACAACACTCTTACAGCAAATCAAGCACAGGTGAACCTTCTACTACAGTTACTGAAGGGAAACACCATTTAAAGCCCAAAACTGAGGGACTTTCTACATATACAGGCCGCAACCCCATGGATAACAGAGCAGCGGAAGATCTGAATCCAACCAAAGCTGTGATAATTCAAAGAGCGTTGCCCAAGTACATCATCCCATGTGTTTACAGATTTGATTATCGACAAGATGTTGATGATCGGACTGATTCCTCCCCTCAATCAGCACCACACCCAGAAACTGTAAATCCTTTGGTTGCAATGCCACCACCACACTCTGATACTTCTATGACTGCTTTTAACACTGGATTGGTGACAAAGGGAATTTTCCAAGACATTGACTTATGTCCTCCTAATAACATGAAGGTACAAACCTGTcatataataacaaaaaagaaaccaaCAGAGGGTGAACCACAAGAAAAAGATGGGGAGGCCGGggagggaaaagaagaagtaACACCAGTGGACATAAAAGATACTAATATGCCGCAAAGTACCAAACTTTCTGAAGACACAGCCAAGATTCAACCTGATAGAGAGAGTCCACAACAGAGACCAAAGTACACAACAATCAACTATGGGGATCCTTCAGtcaaacaaacatataaacCCAAAATCATACGATTTACTGACACATTTACTTTCTAG
- the lamp1a gene encoding lysosome-associated membrane glycoprotein 1a, with the protein MKLYHALAALITAWCAVFGCIQAVTLEVKEGNSTCIKAELSASFAITYNTSSSTRTVQVSLPDSATVDTGSSSCGTDGSSPWLVAVFGPGHALALSFSTNGSLYGVANLTLQYNLSDASIFPEANSSDVVTLVSSSVGIWATINTTYRCVSSATFGVGGATVTFSDMRLEAYMTGNDLSPTESVCMADQASTTAPSTTASTTTTAAPAPTPPGTPEQGTYSVKNRNGTVCLLAQMGLQFNVSYFSLSQNKTVQELVNLTPNLTSSSGSCEASSATLVLTEERTTTLNFTFTLNSTSNKYHLSGITLLANWPEMTAPFSASNTSLDYLRSTLGHSYMCNAEQTLVVVPAFSLNTFRLQVQPFEVTTNQFATAEECQMDQDQMLIPIIVGAALAGLVLIVLIAYLIGRKRSHAGYQTI; encoded by the exons ATGAAACTCTATCACGCTTTGGCCGCGCTTATCACCGCCTGGTGTGCGGTTTTCG GTTGCATTCAGGCGGTTACTCTTGAGGTGAAGGAGGGGAACTCCACCTGTATTAAGGCTGAGCTTTCTGCATCATTCGCCATCACATACAACACCTCCAGCAGCACG AGAACAGTGCAGGTCTCGCTGCCTGACTCCGCCACAGTCGATACAGGTAGCAGCTCATGTGGCACAGACGGCAGCTCACCGTGGCTGGTGGCGGTGTTTGGACCTGGCCACGCGCTGGCGCTGAGCTTTTCAACCAATGGAAGTCTGTACGGTGTCGCTAACCTGACACTGCAGTACAACCTCAGCGACGCTTCAATCTTCCCTGAGGCCAACAGCTCTG ATGTGGTCACTTTGGTGTCGTCTTCAGTTGGGATCTGGGCTACTATCAACACCACCTACCGCTGTGTGAGCTCCGCAACTTTTGGAGTTGGTGGAGCAACTGTCACTTTCTCTGACATGAGGCTGGAGGCGTACATGACAGGAAATGACCTGAGTCCAACAG AAAGCGTATGTATGGCAGATCAGGCCAGTACTACAGCTCCATCTACCACTGCCAGTACTACAACAACCGCAGCTCCAGCACCAACCCCTCCAGGAACACCTGAACAGGGCACCTACTCTGTTAAGAACAGGAACGGCACTGTGTGTCTCCTGGCCCAAATGGGACTTCAGTTCAATGTTTCCTATTTCTCTTTATCTCAGAATAAG ACTGTCCAAGAATTAGTAAACCTGACTCCCAATCTGACAAGTTCATCAGGATCATGTGAAGCCAGCAGTGCTACCTTGGTTTTGACAGAGGAGCGAACCACCACGCTCAACTTCACCTTCACTCTG AACTCCACAAGCAACAAGTACCACCTGAGTGGGATAACTCTGCTTGCTAATTGGCCTGAAATGACTG CTCCCTTCTCAGCCAGTAACACCAGTCTGGACTACCTGCGGAGCACGCTGGGCCACTCCTACATGTGCAATGCAGAGCAAACTCTGGTTGTGGTGCCAGCCTTCTCCCTCAACACATTCAGACTGCAGGTCCAACCCTTTGAAGTCACCACCAACCAGTTTGCTACAG cGGAGGAGTGTCAGATGGACCAAGACCAGATGCTGATCCCCATCATTGTTGGAGCAGCTCTTGCCGGCCTGGTTCTGATCGTCCTCATTGCATATCTAATAGGCAGGAAGAGGAGCCATGCTGGATACCAGACCATCTGA